In Thermoplasmata archaeon, a single window of DNA contains:
- a CDS encoding C2H2-type zinc finger protein, with the protein MTAADPAPEAVMAKFPCPHCSRSFSRRGRLDRHLRLSHDVVAPRAPGPLPRLAVSPGLRGPDLRASVPFDVRKAAVDLWMRGATVDAVAEQLGLPRLTVLALIEPHRTNPVEARERIRAGRRMRTERNAGEPAEVGP; encoded by the coding sequence GTGACGGCCGCCGACCCCGCCCCGGAGGCGGTGATGGCCAAGTTCCCCTGCCCACACTGCTCCCGGTCCTTCAGCCGCCGGGGGCGCCTGGACCGGCATCTGCGGCTCTCCCACGACGTGGTGGCGCCGCGAGCCCCAGGCCCGCTCCCGCGGCTCGCCGTGAGCCCAGGGCTGCGCGGGCCGGACCTCCGCGCGTCGGTGCCCTTCGACGTCCGCAAGGCCGCTGTGGACCTCTGGATGCGCGGTGCGACCGTGGACGCGGTCGCCGAGCAGCTGGGCCTGCCCCGCCTCACGGTCCTCGCCCTCATCGAGCCGCACCGGACCAATCCCGTCGAGGCGAGGGAGCGAATCCGAGCGGGCAGGCGAATGCGGACGGAGCGCAACGCCGGGGAGCCCGCGGAGGTGGGCCCGTAA